The following are from one region of the Francisella opportunistica genome:
- the sspA gene encoding transcriptional regulator SspA, with translation MKVTLYTTKYCPYSLRARIALAEKKMITDIVEAGDLEPSMIKKISPNGVFPVLREKDYSINNRKALLIYIDERFPAPSLLPSVVNDRIKIRLSLDKIDNEWYPVLDQIRKNRVDQSKLKSIFKDLKESLLAMEKAFSGSEFFISSGFSLADCYIAALIICLEAEGFILDEEYGAIYEYKKRLFARDSVKKANLKGGAGESLLKTLRAHR, from the coding sequence ATGAAAGTTACATTATATACAACAAAGTATTGTCCATATTCTCTTAGAGCAAGGATTGCGTTAGCAGAAAAGAAAATGATTACAGATATCGTAGAAGCAGGAGATTTAGAACCAAGTATGATTAAGAAAATCTCTCCTAATGGTGTTTTTCCTGTTCTAAGGGAGAAAGACTATAGTATTAATAACAGAAAAGCATTGTTGATTTATATTGATGAGAGATTTCCTGCTCCAAGCTTATTACCAAGTGTGGTTAATGATCGTATAAAGATACGCCTATCGCTTGATAAAATTGATAATGAATGGTATCCAGTGCTTGACCAAATTCGCAAAAATAGAGTAGATCAATCAAAGCTTAAATCGATATTCAAAGATTTAAAAGAGAGTCTATTAGCAATGGAGAAAGCTTTTTCAGGTTCAGAATTTTTTATATCTTCTGGGTTTAGTCTTGCGGATTGTTATATTGCTGCTTTGATTATCTGTTTAGAAGCAGAAGGATTTATTCTTGATGAAGAGTACGGTGCAATTTATGAATATAAGAAAAGACTCTTTGCTAGAGATTCGGTTAAAAAAGCTAATCTAAAAGGCGGTGCTGGTGAGTCATTACTTAAGACTCTAAGAGCACATAGATAA
- a CDS encoding TusE/DsrC/DsvC family sulfur relay protein: protein MDNYNIDKHGFLLDFASWDINFCNLAAAQENISLTQGHMLVIDFLRQFYQQTNKSPAIRELVKALKEKYGEKIGNSLYLQTLFPVSPAVQAAKLAGLPKPKRCI, encoded by the coding sequence GTGGATAACTACAACATAGACAAGCATGGCTTTTTACTTGACTTTGCAAGTTGGGATATAAATTTCTGCAATTTAGCTGCTGCACAAGAAAATATTTCACTAACACAAGGTCATATGCTTGTTATAGACTTTTTGCGCCAGTTCTATCAACAAACCAATAAATCACCAGCAATTAGAGAGCTTGTAAAAGCTTTAAAAGAAAAATACGGTGAAAAAATAGGTAATAGTTTATATTTACAAACTTTATTTCCTGTATCACCAGCAGTACAAGCGGCAAAATTAGCTGGCTTGCCTAAACCTAAACGATGTATTTAA
- a CDS encoding oxidative damage protection protein produces the protein MTKVFCKKYNQELDAIPFQPLPGELGKKIHAEISNEAWQAWLAHQTILINEYRLNLIDPKAREFLKEEMQKFLFENKEEKPQQFSEM, from the coding sequence ATGACAAAAGTTTTTTGTAAAAAATATAATCAAGAATTAGATGCAATTCCATTCCAACCATTACCTGGTGAGCTAGGTAAAAAAATTCATGCTGAAATCTCAAATGAAGCTTGGCAAGCCTGGTTAGCACATCAAACTATTTTGATTAATGAATATCGCTTAAATCTAATCGATCCAAAAGCAAGGGAATTTCTCAAAGAAGAAATGCAGAAGTTTTTATTTGAAAATAAAGAAGAAAAACCACAGCAGTTCAGTGAAATGTAG
- a CDS encoding ArnT family glycosyltransferase produces MNKFKNSYYFDTLVLLSIYIVYFFIFLGWRHLSIPDEGRYPEIAREMLSSGNWVTPTINGVPFLDKPPLYYWLEATSMHFFGINPWAIRLPQALFGILGCISIYTFGRYFYSRFAGILASFILAVNVLYFFEAHYANMDLIVANLLWIAFFLCLASLKQTNIKTKRLLMYAAYFVSALAFLTKGLMAIVFPCMTIFVWMLITNNWHRLKELYIPTGTVLFVAIVTPWLVLAQQQNPDFLYFFFYFQQFYRFVGHGFNNAIGPWFYFVIILAVFLPFSVLLLNRLFKGAKIIWQNRKQDFTTFLIALWCLLILAFFSIPSSKIVSYILPIFAPLSLLMALSFEKIIKNNDNVIMFKRMHIIASIIFLVAAVGVIIFSLMQKRLLNTEAPILYTTLVAISALLIAFSLKLSLKNQIKQAIMLIISALMLLNILGQLVIPYFDLRTSESLVAKVLKNSNEGTIFVYYNRPQPKHFILKEELKQKGYEEDLPILLNDNIYIVYNWNTYKPEIDNWAREFYYGINQYKQAHNGQWPKYLITYSEFNKLLNNNNIIIFTPKKQLQKLKQTYPNVNFEIKGSYNKNVVVSVNNKTYN; encoded by the coding sequence ATGAATAAATTTAAAAATTCTTACTATTTTGATACCTTGGTTTTACTAAGCATATACATAGTATATTTCTTTATCTTTCTTGGTTGGCGTCATCTAAGTATACCCGATGAAGGTCGCTATCCTGAAATAGCGCGGGAGATGTTAAGCTCTGGTAATTGGGTTACTCCAACTATTAATGGCGTACCTTTTTTAGATAAGCCGCCTCTTTATTACTGGCTTGAAGCTACTTCAATGCATTTTTTTGGTATTAATCCCTGGGCAATTAGACTACCTCAAGCATTATTTGGTATATTAGGTTGTATTTCAATATATACTTTTGGTAGATATTTCTATTCACGCTTTGCTGGAATCCTAGCAAGTTTTATTTTAGCTGTAAATGTACTTTATTTTTTTGAGGCTCATTATGCAAATATGGATCTTATAGTAGCCAACTTACTTTGGATTGCATTTTTTTTATGCTTAGCTAGTTTAAAACAAACTAATATTAAGACTAAACGCTTGCTTATGTATGCGGCATATTTTGTCTCCGCCCTAGCATTTCTAACTAAGGGGCTTATGGCTATTGTCTTCCCATGTATGACTATATTTGTTTGGATGCTTATAACTAATAATTGGCATAGACTAAAAGAATTATACATACCTACAGGAACAGTATTATTTGTTGCTATAGTTACACCTTGGCTAGTATTAGCGCAGCAACAAAATCCTGACTTTTTATATTTTTTCTTTTATTTTCAACAGTTCTACCGCTTTGTAGGTCATGGTTTTAATAATGCAATAGGACCATGGTTTTATTTTGTAATTATTCTTGCCGTATTCTTACCATTTAGTGTCTTACTTCTTAATAGATTATTCAAAGGTGCAAAAATAATTTGGCAAAATAGAAAACAAGACTTCACAACTTTTTTAATAGCACTTTGGTGTTTATTAATTTTAGCATTTTTCTCAATCCCTAGCTCAAAAATAGTAAGTTATATTTTGCCTATATTTGCACCATTATCACTATTAATGGCATTGTCGTTTGAGAAAATAATTAAAAATAATGACAATGTCATCATGTTTAAAAGAATGCATATTATTGCAAGCATTATATTTCTAGTAGCTGCTGTTGGTGTTATCATATTTTCTTTAATGCAAAAGCGTCTTTTAAACACAGAGGCTCCTATACTATATACTACTTTAGTGGCAATATCTGCGCTACTAATAGCTTTTAGCCTCAAGCTGTCATTAAAAAATCAAATTAAACAAGCAATTATGCTAATAATTTCTGCGCTGATGCTTCTTAATATTTTAGGGCAACTTGTGATTCCTTATTTTGATCTAAGAACTTCTGAGTCTCTGGTTGCTAAAGTACTCAAGAATTCTAATGAAGGTACTATTTTTGTTTATTATAATAGACCTCAGCCAAAGCATTTTATATTAAAAGAAGAGCTAAAACAAAAAGGCTATGAGGAAGACCTACCAATATTATTAAACGATAATATCTATATAGTTTACAACTGGAATACTTATAAACCTGAGATCGATAACTGGGCAAGAGAATTTTATTATGGTATAAATCAGTATAAACAAGCACATAATGGTCAATGGCCTAAATATCTAATAACATATTCTGAATTTAATAAACTGCTAAATAATAACAATATTATTATATTTACTCCAAAAAAACAGTTACAAAAACTAAAACAAACTTACCCTAATGTAAATTTCGAAATCAAAGGCAGTTATAATAAAAATGTTGTAGTTAGTGTAAATAATAAAACTTATAATTAA
- a CDS encoding glycosyltransferase family 2 protein — MMSRNIQNPYIYAVIPVYNEEALIESFLRDLAAKLEKLTLNYRIVVINDGSSDKSKDIIQSLANELNIKFISFSRNFGKEVAITAGLAASKDADAAIIMDCDFQHPIELLDKFYQKWCEGYANIYGVRTRNDQTFLKSFLSKSFYTFSKKFMKIDIPADAGDFRILDKQVIKALNLLPEKSRFMKGLYAWVGFKGYAIPFEVPGRKDGTESRWNYNKLFGLAITGIFSFSSVPLRLISVLGIVISIFALTYGFYIFVQSLFLNVNVTGWPTIVVSIMFFSGVQLISLGVLGEYISRIFDEAKKRPTYIIDENESRNI; from the coding sequence ATGATGAGTAGAAATATTCAAAACCCTTATATTTACGCTGTAATACCAGTCTATAATGAAGAAGCATTAATAGAATCTTTCCTTAGAGATTTAGCTGCTAAGCTTGAAAAACTTACATTAAATTATAGAATAGTCGTTATAAATGATGGTAGTTCTGATAAATCTAAAGATATTATTCAATCACTAGCAAATGAGCTAAATATTAAATTTATTAGTTTTTCTAGAAATTTTGGTAAAGAGGTTGCTATTACAGCAGGATTAGCAGCATCTAAAGATGCAGATGCTGCTATTATTATGGATTGTGATTTCCAGCACCCTATAGAATTGTTAGATAAATTCTATCAAAAATGGTGCGAAGGTTACGCTAATATTTATGGAGTAAGAACAAGAAACGACCAAACTTTTTTAAAAAGCTTCTTATCGAAGTCATTTTATACTTTTAGTAAGAAATTTATGAAAATAGATATACCAGCAGACGCCGGTGATTTTAGAATATTAGATAAACAAGTTATCAAGGCTTTAAATTTATTACCAGAAAAAAGCCGTTTTATGAAAGGATTGTATGCTTGGGTTGGCTTTAAAGGCTATGCTATACCGTTTGAAGTTCCTGGAAGAAAAGATGGAACAGAGAGTCGCTGGAATTATAATAAACTTTTTGGTTTAGCTATAACAGGGATATTTTCTTTTTCATCAGTTCCGCTTAGATTAATCTCTGTTTTGGGTATTGTAATTTCTATATTTGCATTAACATATGGCTTTTATATTTTTGTCCAGAGCTTATTTTTAAACGTCAATGTAACAGGTTGGCCAACTATAGTTGTAAGCATTATGTTTTTTAGTGGTGTGCAGCTTATTTCTTTGGGAGTTTTAGGTGAATATATAAGCCGTATATTTGATGAGGCAAAAAAGCGTCCTACATATATTATTGATGAAAATGAAAGTAGAAATATTTAA
- a CDS encoding glycosyltransferase family 2 protein: MMTSRNVDNPRIYAVIPVYNEEALIESFLKELADKLSQITLNYKIVVVDDGSSDGSKGIIQTLVDQLNIKFISFSRNFGQEAAITAGLEASKDADAAIIMDCDFQHPIGVIDQFYSKWCEGYSNVYGVRTRNDQSTTRSFLSETFFKLSNKLMGVKIPANAGYFRLLDKQCIKAFNSLPENSRFIRGLFAWIGFSSYAIPFEVADRKDGTASRWGYKKLFKLAFTGIFSFSSVPLRLISILGIVISVFALTYGFYIFVQSLFFNGNVTGWPTIVVSIMFFSGVQLISLGVLGEYISRIFDEAKKRPRYIIDENESRNI, from the coding sequence GTGATGACAAGTAGGAATGTTGATAACCCGCGTATTTATGCGGTGATACCAGTTTATAATGAAGAAGCGCTGATAGAATCTTTTTTGAAGGAGCTAGCAGATAAGCTTAGCCAAATTACTTTAAACTATAAAATAGTTGTTGTTGATGACGGAAGTTCGGATGGCTCTAAGGGGATTATTCAAACATTAGTTGATCAGCTAAATATTAAATTTATTAGTTTTTCAAGAAACTTTGGTCAAGAGGCAGCTATTACAGCAGGATTAGAAGCATCTAAAGATGCAGATGCTGCTATTATTATGGATTGTGATTTCCAACATCCTATTGGAGTAATAGATCAGTTTTATAGCAAATGGTGTGAAGGCTACTCTAATGTCTATGGTGTAAGGACAAGAAATGATCAGAGTACTACGAGAAGTTTTTTATCTGAGACATTCTTTAAACTTAGTAATAAGCTTATGGGGGTGAAAATTCCTGCCAATGCTGGTTATTTTAGATTATTAGATAAACAATGTATAAAAGCATTTAATTCATTACCTGAGAATAGTCGTTTTATTAGAGGACTTTTTGCATGGATTGGCTTTAGCTCTTATGCTATACCATTTGAGGTTGCAGATCGTAAAGATGGTACTGCAAGTCGCTGGGGATACAAAAAACTCTTTAAGCTAGCATTTACGGGAATATTTTCTTTTTCATCAGTTCCACTTAGGTTGATATCTATTTTAGGTATTGTAATTTCAGTATTTGCATTGACTTACGGCTTTTATATTTTTGTCCAAAGCTTATTCTTTAATGGCAATGTAACAGGTTGGCCAACTATAGTTGTGAGTATTATGTTCTTTAGTGGTGTGCAGCTTATTTCTTTGGGAGTTTTAGGCGAATATATAAGTCGTATATTTGATGAAGCAAAAAAGCGCCCTAGATATATTATTGATGAAAATGAAAGTAGGAATATTTAA
- a CDS encoding ChbG/HpnK family deacetylase, producing MAKKVIICADDFGMSENINSAVINLLKKRIINATSCMPNMPAFKSGVTQLRKIYNDFSHVGIHLNLTEGTAFTKAASITSNDNFLSVSKLLIKSKLRAISYEDVYNELKAQINNFVERWGELPDFIDGHQHVHHFPVIRKAVINLYKDFNMYSKQTYIRSTYKMDKSDFKSLIIYRSGAKKFYNMLVENNIKHNSTFAGVYSLEDKTEDFRKVILKAYAEIKDGGIIMCHPAVAIDIKDPISQSRVKEFAYFNSNQALNDQKAQGIVLQ from the coding sequence ATGGCTAAAAAAGTAATAATTTGTGCAGATGACTTTGGTATGAGTGAGAACATTAACAGTGCTGTTATTAATCTTTTAAAAAAAAGGATTATTAATGCCACTAGCTGTATGCCAAATATGCCAGCATTCAAATCAGGAGTTACTCAATTAAGAAAAATATACAATGACTTTAGTCATGTTGGAATACATTTAAATTTAACCGAGGGTACCGCTTTTACAAAAGCAGCATCTATAACTAGCAATGATAATTTTTTATCAGTATCAAAACTTCTTATCAAATCAAAGCTCAGAGCAATAAGTTATGAGGATGTTTACAATGAATTAAAAGCTCAGATAAATAACTTTGTAGAGCGTTGGGGGGAGTTACCTGATTTTATCGATGGTCATCAGCATGTTCATCATTTTCCGGTGATTAGAAAAGCTGTTATAAATCTATATAAAGATTTCAATATGTATAGTAAGCAAACATATATCCGCTCAACATATAAGATGGATAAATCAGATTTTAAATCATTAATAATCTATCGTAGCGGTGCAAAAAAATTCTACAACATGCTGGTAGAAAATAATATCAAACATAATTCAACTTTTGCTGGTGTCTACTCATTAGAGGATAAAACTGAAGACTTTAGAAAAGTTATTCTTAAAGCTTATGCCGAGATTAAAGATGGTGGCATAATAATGTGCCACCCTGCTGTAGCTATTGATATAAAAGATCCGATATCACAATCACGCGTTAAAGAATTTGCATACTTTAACTCCAATCAAGCTCTAAACGATCAGAAAGCTCAGGGTATTGTACTACAGTAG
- the ftsW gene encoding putative lipid II flippase FtsW — MLYRLKLLLSGKNSKKERVRAKLEIDISIVFIMLGLLTFGWVMVTSASMIVALDDYNNPYFYSIRQGFFAIVAIFLFLLALLVPTKNYEKNYNAFFFVMLIVLVAVLVPGIGKSVNGARRWIPLIIINIQVAELAKLLAIIFFSGYIAENLNKMANFKEGILTPITLLGCIAILLLMQPDFGSTVVISICVMGMLFVSGNKVRWYGLLLGAMIMTAAMLVIISPYRMHRITGFLHPWENANSSGYQLVQALIGFGRGGWFGDGLGNGIQKQFFLPEAHTDFITSVIAEELGVVGLMILLAVYLFIVFRAMSIAKMAFELKRYYQAFLAYGVGFWIAFQVFVNIGVNTGLLPTKGLTLPLISYGGSSLLIMCYTLGVLVRVDFENKLLADTINPSYVYKKVK; from the coding sequence GTGTTATATAGATTAAAACTGTTGTTAAGCGGAAAAAACTCAAAAAAGGAACGTGTAAGAGCCAAACTAGAGATTGATATTTCAATTGTCTTTATAATGCTTGGTTTGCTTACTTTTGGTTGGGTGATGGTGACTTCTGCATCAATGATTGTTGCTCTAGATGACTATAATAATCCTTATTTTTATTCTATTAGACAGGGCTTTTTTGCAATTGTTGCAATTTTTTTGTTTTTATTAGCTTTGTTAGTACCAACTAAGAATTATGAAAAGAATTACAATGCTTTTTTCTTTGTGATGCTGATTGTTTTGGTTGCTGTACTTGTGCCAGGAATTGGGAAAAGTGTCAATGGGGCTAGACGTTGGATACCTTTGATAATTATTAATATCCAAGTTGCAGAATTAGCCAAACTTTTAGCAATTATATTTTTCTCAGGCTATATTGCTGAAAACCTAAACAAAATGGCTAATTTCAAAGAAGGAATTCTTACACCAATTACTTTGTTAGGCTGTATTGCTATATTGTTGCTGATGCAGCCAGATTTTGGTTCTACTGTTGTTATCTCAATATGTGTTATGGGGATGTTGTTTGTATCTGGTAACAAGGTACGTTGGTATGGTTTACTTTTGGGTGCTATGATTATGACGGCAGCGATGTTGGTAATTATATCACCATACAGAATGCACAGAATTACAGGGTTCTTACATCCATGGGAAAATGCAAATAGCTCTGGATATCAACTTGTTCAAGCCTTGATAGGTTTCGGACGTGGCGGCTGGTTTGGTGATGGGCTTGGCAATGGAATTCAAAAACAGTTTTTCTTACCAGAGGCGCATACTGACTTTATCACTTCTGTAATTGCTGAGGAGTTAGGTGTTGTTGGTTTGATGATTCTACTTGCAGTGTATTTATTTATTGTATTTAGAGCTATGAGTATTGCTAAAATGGCTTTTGAACTTAAGAGATACTATCAGGCTTTTCTTGCTTACGGCGTTGGCTTTTGGATTGCCTTTCAAGTTTTTGTTAATATTGGTGTTAATACAGGTTTACTTCCTACTAAAGGACTTACACTACCGCTTATAAGTTATGGTGGAAGTAGTTTATTGATTATGTGTTATACATTAGGTGTCTTGGTTAGAGTTGATTTTGAGAACAAACTTTTAGCAGATACAATTAATCCAAGTTATGTATACAAGAAGGTAAAATAG
- the murD gene encoding UDP-N-acetylmuramoyl-L-alanine--D-glutamate ligase — translation MFSFYFNDKKITKLLMVGYGSTGKSVCDFLANFNDIIVDISQNDDEFVNYDLGNYDLITVSPGIPLNKPPYRVLSKFKDKIVSDIDIFYQYTKDTKAKIIAVTGSNGKSTVVTMTDFVLKDLGYKSILVGNIGTPALNKIDEKFDYCIVEVSSFQIDLFNCVRFDLGCVINVSPDHLDRYQNFEEYKQSKLNLAKFSNDFFVYDVHNNGIKYAGEYQTVRGSIYRNSAKLLDITETNLFGEHNLENIIVVLNILERLGIDINQSINSIKKFKGLEHRCKVVKKINGITYINDSKGTNVGATVAALNSITNSKNIILLLGGVAKGGDFSLMLKALDKYVKYVYLYGADKEYIESYIKSYCKYQLCNNMKQAFELASQKAQANEIVLLSPACASFDEFNGYAQRGEVFQNLVAQLEQKS, via the coding sequence ATGTTTAGTTTTTATTTTAATGATAAAAAAATAACCAAACTACTGATGGTTGGTTATGGCTCTACAGGTAAATCTGTTTGTGATTTTCTCGCAAATTTTAACGATATTATAGTTGATATATCGCAGAACGATGATGAGTTTGTTAATTATGATTTAGGTAACTATGATCTAATAACAGTTAGCCCAGGAATTCCTCTTAATAAGCCACCATATAGAGTGTTATCTAAATTCAAAGATAAAATAGTCAGTGATATTGATATATTTTATCAATATACCAAGGATACTAAAGCTAAAATAATTGCTGTTACAGGATCAAATGGCAAAAGCACAGTAGTGACAATGACTGATTTTGTCCTCAAGGATCTTGGTTATAAGAGTATTCTTGTTGGTAATATTGGTACGCCAGCTCTAAATAAAATAGATGAAAAATTTGATTACTGTATCGTTGAAGTATCAAGTTTTCAGATAGATTTATTCAATTGTGTTAGATTTGATTTAGGTTGTGTTATTAATGTTTCGCCTGATCATTTAGATAGATATCAAAATTTTGAGGAGTATAAACAATCAAAGCTTAATTTAGCAAAATTCAGTAATGATTTTTTTGTTTATGATGTACATAATAATGGCATCAAATATGCTGGGGAATATCAAACAGTAAGAGGCTCTATCTATAGGAACTCAGCAAAGTTACTAGATATTACAGAGACTAATCTTTTTGGTGAACATAACTTAGAAAATATTATTGTTGTGCTAAATATCCTTGAGAGATTAGGTATAGATATTAACCAATCAATAAACTCTATTAAAAAATTCAAAGGCTTAGAGCATCGCTGTAAGGTTGTAAAAAAAATAAATGGTATAACCTATATAAATGATTCAAAGGGTACTAATGTTGGTGCTACAGTAGCTGCTCTTAACAGTATAACAAATTCTAAAAATATAATATTATTATTAGGTGGAGTAGCAAAGGGCGGTGATTTTAGTTTGATGCTAAAAGCGTTAGATAAATATGTTAAATATGTCTATTTATATGGAGCTGATAAAGAATATATTGAAAGCTATATCAAAAGCTATTGTAAATATCAATTATGTAATAATATGAAACAAGCTTTCGAACTAGCTAGTCAAAAAGCTCAAGCTAATGAGATAGTATTATTATCACCAGCATGTGCAAGCTTTGATGAGTTTAATGGTTATGCACAGCGTGGAGAAGTTTTTCAAAATCTTGTTGCTCAGCTAGAGCAAAAAAGTTAG
- the mraY gene encoding phospho-N-acetylmuramoyl-pentapeptide-transferase: protein MLIYLFECLSYYFKGLEVFSSYVSVRIIMISITSLLITLFLGRPMIRWLQKMQIGQVVRDDGPQSHFSKRNTPTMGGILILSSVIISCLLWGDLSSIYLWILILVVIFFGAIGFFDDYLKLVLKHPKGLRAKHKFALQSIFSIVLAIVLFYLLSKNGQMSLSIPFSKSLYIPMGIVLFVVLTFFIINGSSNAVNLTDGLDGLAIVPVVLVAAGLGVYAYIETNSTLANYLIFNYLGNPGLAEVAVFCAALCGSGLAFLWFNSHPAEVFMGDVGSLTLGAVLGVIAVMIRQELIFFIMGLLFVVEALSVMLQVGSYKLRNGKRIFRMAPIHHHFELKGWPETKVVIRFWIISLILFLIGLAAIKIR, encoded by the coding sequence ATGCTGATTTATCTTTTTGAATGCTTAAGCTATTATTTCAAAGGCTTGGAAGTTTTTAGTAGTTATGTGTCTGTGAGAATAATTATGATTTCGATAACATCGTTACTAATTACTCTTTTTCTCGGTAGGCCAATGATTAGATGGTTACAAAAGATGCAAATAGGTCAAGTTGTTAGAGATGACGGCCCTCAAAGCCATTTCTCTAAAAGGAATACCCCGACTATGGGAGGAATTTTGATTCTTTCATCAGTTATTATTTCTTGTTTACTTTGGGGAGATTTATCGAGTATATATTTATGGATCTTGATTTTAGTAGTTATTTTCTTTGGAGCTATTGGTTTTTTTGATGATTATTTGAAGCTAGTACTTAAGCACCCTAAAGGTTTAAGAGCTAAGCACAAGTTTGCTTTGCAATCAATTTTTTCAATAGTTTTGGCTATAGTTTTGTTTTATTTATTATCTAAGAATGGTCAGATGAGTTTATCGATACCTTTCTCAAAGAGTCTATATATCCCAATGGGTATCGTATTGTTTGTAGTTTTGACATTTTTTATCATCAATGGAAGTAGTAATGCTGTTAATCTTACTGATGGCTTAGATGGTTTAGCTATTGTACCTGTTGTACTTGTCGCGGCTGGGTTAGGTGTTTATGCATACATTGAAACTAATAGTACTTTAGCAAATTATCTAATATTTAACTATTTAGGTAACCCTGGGCTTGCTGAGGTAGCAGTTTTTTGTGCAGCCTTGTGTGGTTCTGGTTTAGCATTTTTATGGTTTAATTCTCACCCAGCTGAAGTATTTATGGGTGATGTAGGCTCTTTGACATTAGGTGCTGTGCTTGGTGTAATTGCAGTGATGATACGTCAAGAGTTGATATTTTTTATTATGGGATTGTTATTTGTTGTAGAGGCTTTATCAGTGATGTTACAAGTAGGCTCATATAAGCTTAGAAATGGTAAAAGAATTTTTAGAATGGCGCCAATTCATCATCATTTTGAGTTAAAAGGTTGGCCAGAAACAAAAGTTGTAATACGTTTTTGGATAATTTCGTTGATACTTTTTTTAATCGGTTTAGCTGCTATCAAGATTAGGTAA